The genomic window AATCTCGGCGAGGTGGTGTGCGTGGATTTGGGAGAAGTGGAGCCAGGGACGTTTGCCCAGGTTTTTTCAAAGGCCACACCTCTCACCGCCGAAGGTGATAGCGTTGCTGGCAGTCCCGGCCAGTTGTTCAAGAGGCCTTCCGTGGATGTGAAGGGCAGGGTGCGGATCAGTGGCACGCGCGTGAGTGTGCCGGCAGCGGATCTGAAGGCGGATCTGGCCCGGCATCCCCATTCCAAGAATTTTCCACCCGTAACCGATTCCATGAACTGGGTGATACAGCCATATCAGGAGGTTTTTGAGAATGTGCTGGGCGCGGAAATTGAGAAACTCGGGACAGTGGAGCTTCCACTCATTGAATTCCGCCAACCCTGGCTGTCGCTGCCGGGACTGAAGTTTTCGGCATATCTCTCGGAAGACCACAAGTGGATCAATCTCACGATGATCCCGGGCACCGACGTGTTGGATCAGGAAATCAAAACCCTGCCGTTCGTCCCGCCAGGAATTCCGATCTCGTTCAAACTCCGTAGCGGACCGAAAACCGAAAGCCGGGTGTTTTTCAAGATCGAAGCCGTGAAACCCTGAGGAGGAAGGGGCGGAAATCCATCCCTATCAGCGGTTGTTGCGATTTCTCCTGCCGACGACGGCGTGCACGAAGAAGCCGAGCATGACGCCTGCCGCGAGAACCGTCCAGAAACCGGTCTGGTTATAAAGGGTTTCCGGCGGATTCATTCCGAAAACGGCGACAAGCGTGGCGAGCGGCAGGAAAAAAGCCGCAAGCCGGTTCAAACGGCGCGCTTCCTCGTTCGCCACGTCCGCCGCATGGGCCTGCTGGGTGGCGGACTCGGCGACGGTGAACTCCATGCCCGCTTTCGCATCCGCCGCGACAAGCTCGATCCCGCGCTCGAGATCCGCCGCCTGGTCCCGCATGTTGATGATGCGGGTATCGTCCGGCAGGGCCTGGCGGGTCGCCTGCACCACCTCGAGCATGCTGCGGGTCGCCCGTTGCAGCGGGTGCATGCGGCGCATGATTTCGAAATACTGCCGCGCCGTTTTGGCGGCTTCCACCTCCTCGTCAAGCTGGTGGATGGCGGTGCGGTAGGAGGCGATGTGGGCTTCCAGCCCGGTCAGGCCGCCCGCCGCGGGCGCGCTTTTCCACTCGCCCGCCGGATTTCTCCAGATGACCACCGCCGTGCGGACTTCGTCGTCCTCCGCACGCGGGACTTGGTGGAGAAGCAGGAGGAGATGCCCTTCCTCGTTCATCAGACGCTGCTTGCCGACCGACTCGCCAAGACGTTTGCGGATCGAATCCGGCAGAGCCCAGGTCTTGGGAATGTAAACGGCTTTTTCCATGCCTCCAGCAGCGCATTTTTTCCGACACCGGGCAAGTTGTGTTTCTCCACGGAGGGGCTTGTCAAAGAGGCCGGGGTGGAGAAACTCACCACATCCCGCGCGACCGGCACGCCCCGCCGGCATCTGACAAATGAGCAAACCCAAAAGCACCGAGATCCAAGGAAACCGCAAGGCGGAGATCCTCGGCACCCTCGCGGGCTGGCTCATGCGTGTGTGGTCGAAGACCCTGCGTTTTGAAATCTACGACCGCTGCGGAGTCATCACCGCGCACGACCCCATCCGCCCCGTCATCTACGCCCTCTGGCACAACCGCATTTTCACCATGCCTCCGATCTGGTGGCGCACGGGTGGGAATCTCAGGAAATCCGTGGTTCTCACGAGCGCCAGCAAGGATGGTGCGATCCTGGCGAAAGCCATGTCGGTCTTCGGACTCGGTGCGGTGCGCGGTTCGTCCTCGCGCCGGGCGGTGGCGGCCTTGATCGGCATGAAGCGGTCCCTGCAGGAAGGCTATGACGTGTGCATCACTCCCGACGGCCCGCGCGGTCCGCGCTACAGCTTCCACCCGGGGATCATCAAGCTGGCGCAATCCACCGGAGCTCCCATTGTCCCGATCCACCTGAAATTCACCGAGGCCTGGCATGTGAACTCCTGGGACCGTCTCGTCATTCCCAAGCCGTTCAGCGAAGTGGACGTCACATTCGACGAACTCATCTTCATCCCCGCCAAGCTCGACGAAACGGAATTTCTCGCCCAGGTGGAACGGGTGAAAAACATCCTGCTCGCCGGAGCTGACGATCTCTGACCAATTTACCCCATGAACACGCCGAAAATTCTCGATGGAAAAGCCGTAGCCGCCGCAGTGCTCGACGAGTGCCGCGCCGAAACCGCCGAACTTCTCGCCAAAGGCATCCAGCCCGGACTGGCCGTCGTGCTCGTCGGCGCCGATCCCGCATCGCAGGTCTATGTCGGATCGAAGGCCCGCACCTGCGCCGAACTGGGGTTCCACTCGGTGAAGATCGAACTGCCTGCGGAAACCACTCAGGAAGAACTGCTCCAGGTCGTGAAAGACCTCAATGCGGACCCGAAGGTCCACGGCATCCTCGTCCAGTCACCTCCGCCGAAACACATTGATGAGGAAGCCATCATCCGCGCCATCGATCCGCGCAAGGATGTGGACGGATTCCACCCGGAAAACGTCGCCAAGCTCGTGCTGGAAGATCCCACCGGCTTCGTCCCCTGCACGCCGGCGGGCTGCATGAAGCTATTGGAAGTTTCCGGCATCGACACCAATGGCGCGGAAGCCGTCGTCATCGGCCGCAGCATGATCGTCGGCAAGCCGATGGCGCTGCTGCTCGTCGCGAAAAACTCGAACGCCACCGTCACCATCGCCCACTCCCGTTCGAAAGATCTGCCCGGCATCTGCCGCCGCGCGGACATCCTCATCGCCGCCGTGGGCCGCCCTGAGATGGTGAAAGCGGATTGGGTGAAACCCGGCGCCGTCGTCATCGATGTCGGCATCAACCGCGTCGAGGATTCCTCGAAAAAATCCGGCTACCGTCTGACCGGTGACGTCGCTTATTCCGAGGTCGCTCCGCTCACCTCGGCCATCACCCCCGTCCCCGGCGGCGTCGGCCCGATGACCATCGCCATGCTGATGAAGAACACGCTGCAGGCGGCGAGACAGTTCGGGGTGTGAAACCACAATCCCGGCG from Luteolibacter yonseiensis includes these protein-coding regions:
- a CDS encoding CorA family divalent cation transporter, giving the protein MEKAVYIPKTWALPDSIRKRLGESVGKQRLMNEEGHLLLLLHQVPRAEDDEVRTAVVIWRNPAGEWKSAPAAGGLTGLEAHIASYRTAIHQLDEEVEAAKTARQYFEIMRRMHPLQRATRSMLEVVQATRQALPDDTRIINMRDQAADLERGIELVAADAKAGMEFTVAESATQQAHAADVANEEARRLNRLAAFFLPLATLVAVFGMNPPETLYNQTGFWTVLAAGVMLGFFVHAVVGRRNRNNR
- a CDS encoding lysophospholipid acyltransferase family protein gives rise to the protein MSKPKSTEIQGNRKAEILGTLAGWLMRVWSKTLRFEIYDRCGVITAHDPIRPVIYALWHNRIFTMPPIWWRTGGNLRKSVVLTSASKDGAILAKAMSVFGLGAVRGSSSRRAVAALIGMKRSLQEGYDVCITPDGPRGPRYSFHPGIIKLAQSTGAPIVPIHLKFTEAWHVNSWDRLVIPKPFSEVDVTFDELIFIPAKLDETEFLAQVERVKNILLAGADDL
- the folD gene encoding bifunctional methylenetetrahydrofolate dehydrogenase/methenyltetrahydrofolate cyclohydrolase FolD, with protein sequence MNTPKILDGKAVAAAVLDECRAETAELLAKGIQPGLAVVLVGADPASQVYVGSKARTCAELGFHSVKIELPAETTQEELLQVVKDLNADPKVHGILVQSPPPKHIDEEAIIRAIDPRKDVDGFHPENVAKLVLEDPTGFVPCTPAGCMKLLEVSGIDTNGAEAVVIGRSMIVGKPMALLLVAKNSNATVTIAHSRSKDLPGICRRADILIAAVGRPEMVKADWVKPGAVVIDVGINRVEDSSKKSGYRLTGDVAYSEVAPLTSAITPVPGGVGPMTIAMLMKNTLQAARQFGV